TTAGTTCATCGCAAGTTGAGCTAACAAGaaccttataaataaatagggtctgtacccttagtacgagtttgctttacgtttaaagtaatcgaaacgagagcgcgttcggggctctgattggccggctcgaataaaccaaccaatcagaacgccatcacatttcaattactttaaacttaaaacaaactcatactaagggtactgtattaaaaataaaacacacaaattgattgaaataatgATAGAATCATCTCCGAACGTATTCGGATCACGTTGCTAGTGGCtacttgtattttaatatatttaatgttaaaatatgaaataaatcttACAGTAAACATAATCTtatataaatctatacatatagtaACAAATTAACGCGAGTAGTTCACCTCTGGTGCTGAGAATTTGTTCATTCCGATGTCTGCTAGCATGTAGgtactgaaacaaataaaaattcaaatataataatgtctttcttcgataaaaatataatagggatgacgactgggtcaaaaatagaTTATTAGGTTTGTACCTAATGTTATCTGATGTTCAATTCAATTCTACTGATGTAACTTACGGACGTTAAGAGCTAAGTGTGCCGAATatggatgatgactgggtcaaaaataaattattacaacttttcaatacaataaaatactcaaaaataatcacactctcattcataaatttgatgaactacttaatttacgATTTCTTCTAGCTAAatatctagaaataagtctgctatttgacgtaaaaatctgatgacgccatattagagtatttcatacaaagttcatagaaaattatattttttgacgTTTCGGAAAAAGTATTAATGACTAGTTATACGTATGTATACCTATACATAGATAagagcattaaaaaatataaccagCCAGGTTTACTATGTTTTAAGAACCATAGGCGTAGCCCAGTGTCCGGGGTTCAAATCCGGCCCCTCCCCCGttaaatgcgtacctagacattacagagcgttatttttctagttagcatagtcatcccctgtttggcaaaggtctctatatatgactacctatgaatctgttaattacatattatatataaagtaaataaatatatagtgtttttttattgtcacACATTTCATGTGTCGACTTTCTTGAATCCCTgccgaaactaaaacctggctacgcctatgttaagtacactagtactaatcaaatcaaatcaaatcactttaatgcatccatagtgtataATTTGGTTGACAGTTTTACAAGTGACCAACTTACTTGTTGAGGGGTTGTGGCTGAGAAGTAGGAATATTGCCGGCGAGATTGGCTGCTGTTGTCGGGTCGATCTTTAGTTGCCTGtatcaaaaaaagaaacatatttaCAAGTATTGCAAGGGCGTATCTGTCGTATCAATTATATACCGGGCCCCCAAGCCACGGTAGACCCCACCAGCTTtagcataaaataaaaccttcccaaacgtcagtaaaagtctgatattctatctcgcctcacccaaggacgGGAGAAATTATTGGAATAACTTTGACCCCCAAAAAAGGCCCCaaactatctatactaatatttagctgaagagtttgtttgtttgtttgaatgcgctaatctcctgaactacaggtccgatttgaataattctttttgtgttaagtAGTGCCTGCGTCGAGGaaaataggctataaaacatcacactatggccaataggagccaagcagagcgggtgaaaccgcgcggaagtagctagtttattataaggGGCCCCGCAAAGCCACACTTCGCCACTGAAGTATGAGTAGTTTTTCAGGCAGGGTTCCTTTTCTCATCATGCCTAAGGCAAACTAGGCAAGTAGTCTAGGGCgccaaattacaattttaattttgtcattttatctttatctttaaactcctctttctttataaatatattatgctcATAGGTCATGTTTACACAACAATACTCTCATTATTTGTTACACGTACTGCTATTAATGTTCCTAGCGATTAGATTTcttcatttctaaatatttatgtttacctgTGGACAGCGTTGTGGGTTACATTATGACCACAACAAGTCATTGTTACAGTGCCGTCGTTAGGgggggggcgacatgggccgatggcccagggcaaCAAAGTctgggggcgccaataaaatgaaaaactactactaacacttgatattgcttccctcaagtgggcgccacaatattttcgcccggggtgtcccTTAAGCCGGCACTGCATTGTTATATTAGttgtaagattttataatgtaactgtttgctgttccttaaaatgaaaaataaaataggggCGCCGCGAGACGCGCGTGCCCAACTGCCCATTGAGCAGCAGCGCTTGTCTAGGGCGCTCACTAAGGGgactccggagcaggtctattaagaggtcTCGGTgtcccttacaggtgttgagggtggccaccggggttctaatgaggtaaaaatcccacactccctaaaaatcccaaaaaagctaggcgccttttgaaggttccccctgtcatcaaaaaaaaaaaggggcgCTCACTAAGTTAAATCCGGCCCTGGTTTCATCTCTCGTTTGGCGGCCTTTTGCCAtatcaaacatattatatcCTCACTCTTCACCAAattacagtactctcaacggatcttggcaggtctgaactacgtgcagaaggctgcgcaataagtctttttagaaccaaatggtggcatgaggcgaggtgcggggggcggcgatctaggctagagattgaccatttctaaatacaattgaccctttacacttattgcgcagccttctgcacgtagttcagacctgccaagatccgttgagagtacttgTACTTACTTGTCAGTCTTTCGAAGAGGCTTTTTCCGTGGCGTAATGGCCACTCTTCTCTTGGCTTCCTTACGCGCTTCTTTCTTCTGCGCTTCCTCCTTCAGGGCCTGTTCCACAGCCGCTTCCTTGACACCAGTAGCTGCAGCAGCTCGCTTGTGAAGCTGCGCCATTGCATCCATTTGTTGAGGACCTGACATCTTCTTTAATTCTTCCAATTCTTGTGCCAAATAGTGAAACACTCGAGCTATCATGATTTTCCTTTGATTCTgaaaatttaatgtattttattttcagtcttAATAACTCtgtaaaaaatgtgaaaatgtaCCGTTTGTCGCGCAATGCTGTTCATGACTACGGGCCCTAGCGtgggttgaaactagtcgagttacgattattttgttattgttataaaaataaaactaatgagtatacaaaaaagtttctccgggaaagttgtttgtaatcatgagtacaatcacgtgtttaaatatcgttcactaattaccggtcaccctaTATTGGTATATAGCtagacaaaatataaaattacctcTTGCCTCTTAGCAGCCGGAGTTTCCACTTCAGTATTGCAATTTGGACAAAATAGTTTTCTGTCATTTTCCTTTTTCGGGTCTGATttctgaaattaaaaattattacattacattaggTATTGCGTAACTAACCAACTACGATAACTAGCTATTCCCGCGCGGTCTCCTGCCAAGCTCCCATGGGTCTTTCTCTTTAATTCTTTTAAAGAGTGGGTTGTATGTAGAAgaaataggcatgtttcctactagtcaaactCAATACtattttcgaaacgtcaaaaactatattttttatatgaattttgtatgaaatactctattatgacgtcataagttttaggcgtcaaatagcagacttatttctagttAGCTAGAAACAATCGAAATTTAAGTAcctagttcatcaaatttatgaatgagagtgtgattatttttgaatattttattgaattgaacAGTTGTAATCATTTAtctttgacccagtcatcatccctattgaattatgtatatgtacagTATTGATATTGTGGTGGCCTGCCAACctggtttaagacacccgcttctcttGCACCCCATGCATGAGAAGAGAGTGTCCGGGTGCGGGTTGGAAACCTATCCAATGCAAGTAGCAATGTGACACGTTGAGCAAGCatgttgattaatgctcaaaccttctcagaGCGAGAGGccattggtcagcagtggcctcttATAGGCCGTTGATGATAACTGAATAAGAAGTAATAATACTAATGTACGTATTGTATACTCACTCCTGCTTCTTCATCCTTCTTTTTCATGGCTTCCCTCAAGCGTCGCCGTACTGTGTCCATTGATATCTAGAagagacaaaatatttttttatatattatagattCTGCAGTCAATAGTTAGTTCCGTAATgactttaacaaaatatatgaagcatgcaaactattagaaaaacctCCTTgatttattagctacccagaaaccttaaattacttataacattctcaaaaaagtagggtgtaaagagaaaagggcaatttcaaaatatctttatttgcaaaatctTGTTCAAAGTAACTTCCTCTACGACAAATACAGGAACACGTGTTTTAATCTCTGTGACAGTCACTCTTGAACTGAATATGCGTCCCAAATctgttggtttattcaagccggccaatcagtgccGAATGCGCGCTCGTtgcaattactttaaacgtaaagcaaactcgtaatatttttaatttgagccgatagaatagaatcaggcgttactttgcgaaAATCTaagc
This is a stretch of genomic DNA from Spodoptera frugiperda isolate SF20-4 chromosome 24, AGI-APGP_CSIRO_Sfru_2.0, whole genome shotgun sequence. It encodes these proteins:
- the LOC118278970 gene encoding uncharacterized protein LOC118278970 isoform X2, encoding MAPRLAALQREHIIALRQSGCRVTDICRLTGITKRTIYLWIRRWEKDGSLQAHHRKVYKRATTAEQDAAIVAAHASDPLMSTRVSSTSYNISMDTVRRRLREAMKKKDEEAGKSDPKKENDRKLFCPNCNTEVETPAAKRQENQRKIMIARVFHYLAQELEELKKMSGPQQMDAMAQLHKRAAAATGVKEAAVEQALKEEAQKKEARKEAKRRVAITPRKKPLRKTDKQLKIDPTTAANLAGNIPTSQPQPLNNTYMLADIGMNKFSAPEVNYSR
- the LOC118278970 gene encoding uncharacterized protein LOC118278970 isoform X1 — encoded protein: MAPRLTALEREHIIALRQSGCRIVDISRLTGITKRTIYLWIRRWEKDGSLQAHHRKVYKRATTAEQDAAIVAAHASDPLMSTRVSSTSYNISMDTVRRRLREAMKKKDEEAGKSDPKKENDRKLFCPNCNTEVETPAAKRQENQRKIMIARVFHYLAQELEELKKMSGPQQMDAMAQLHKRAAAATGVKEAAVEQALKEEAQKKEARKEAKRRVAITPRKKPLRKTDKQLKIDPTTAANLAGNIPTSQPQPLNNTYMLADIGMNKFSAPEVNYSR